In Actinoplanes derwentensis, the following proteins share a genomic window:
- the mmsA gene encoding multiple monosaccharide ABC transporter ATP-binding protein: MRSITKEFPGVVALADVSLAVPAGQIHAICGENGAGKSTLMKVLSGVHPFGTYQGTILYQGRECRFADIRASENAGIVIIHQELALVPGMSITENIFLGNEPRRWGRIDWKAANHRALELMGLVGLKEDPDTLVKDIGVGKQQLVEIAKAFAKDVRLLILDEPTAALNENDSRHLLDLLRGFKQRGITSIMISHKLNEVEAIADAITILRDGRTIETITVGEGGVDEDRIVRGMVGRDLRSRFPEHTPQIGDVFFEVRDWTVRHPISAERLVCKNSSFTVRRGEIVGFAGLMGAGRTELAMSVFGHSYGVHLQGKVFKDGHEIPVNSVAEAIKNGLAYVSEDRKAIGLNLLDDVKTSVVAAKLSKITRRGVLDQTVQYHEAESYRRSLRIKTPTVDEGVTRLSGGNQQKVVLAKWMFTDPDLLILDEPTRGIDVGAKYEIYGIIQRLADEGKGVIVISSELPELIGLCDRIYTVFEGAITGEVARADAEPELLMRRMTSNRKLTTP, from the coding sequence ATGCGATCGATCACCAAGGAGTTCCCCGGCGTCGTCGCATTGGCCGACGTCAGCCTGGCCGTGCCGGCCGGGCAGATCCACGCGATCTGTGGAGAGAACGGCGCCGGTAAATCCACTCTGATGAAGGTGCTCAGCGGGGTGCACCCGTTCGGGACCTATCAGGGCACGATTCTGTACCAGGGCCGGGAGTGCCGGTTCGCCGACATCCGGGCCAGCGAGAACGCCGGGATCGTCATCATCCATCAGGAGCTGGCGCTGGTTCCGGGCATGTCGATCACCGAGAACATCTTCCTCGGTAACGAACCTCGGCGCTGGGGCCGCATCGACTGGAAGGCCGCCAACCACCGGGCCCTGGAGTTGATGGGCCTGGTCGGGCTGAAAGAGGACCCGGACACCCTGGTCAAGGACATCGGCGTCGGGAAACAGCAGCTCGTCGAGATCGCGAAAGCGTTCGCCAAGGACGTGCGGCTGCTGATCCTGGACGAGCCGACGGCCGCGCTCAACGAGAACGACTCGCGGCATCTGCTGGATCTGCTGCGCGGGTTCAAACAACGCGGCATCACCTCGATCATGATCTCGCACAAGCTCAACGAGGTGGAGGCGATCGCGGACGCGATCACCATTCTGCGTGACGGGCGGACCATCGAGACCATCACGGTCGGCGAGGGCGGGGTCGACGAGGACCGGATCGTCCGGGGCATGGTCGGCCGTGATCTGCGGAGCCGGTTCCCGGAGCACACGCCGCAGATCGGGGACGTGTTCTTCGAGGTCCGGGACTGGACGGTGCGGCATCCGATCTCGGCCGAGCGGCTGGTCTGCAAGAATTCGAGTTTCACGGTGCGCCGGGGCGAGATCGTCGGATTCGCGGGGCTGATGGGTGCCGGCCGGACCGAGCTGGCGATGAGCGTCTTCGGCCACTCGTACGGCGTACACCTGCAGGGAAAGGTCTTCAAGGACGGCCACGAGATCCCGGTGAACTCGGTGGCCGAAGCCATCAAGAACGGGCTCGCCTATGTCAGCGAAGACCGCAAGGCGATCGGCCTGAATCTGCTCGACGACGTGAAGACCTCGGTGGTCGCCGCGAAACTGTCGAAGATCACTCGCCGTGGGGTGCTCGATCAGACCGTGCAGTATCACGAGGCGGAGAGTTACCGCCGCAGTCTGCGGATCAAGACACCGACCGTCGACGAGGGCGTCACCCGGCTGTCCGGCGGCAACCAGCAGAAAGTGGTGCTGGCGAAATGGATGTTCACCGACCCGGATCTGCTGATCCTGGACGAGCCGACCCGGGGCATCGACGTCGGTGCGAAATACGAGATCTACGGCATCATCCAGCGGCTCGCCGACGAGGGCAAAGGCGTCATCGTCATCTCCTCGGAACTGCCCGAACTGATCGGGCTCTGCGACCGCATCTACACCGTCTTCGAAGGCGCGATCACCGGTGAGGTGGCCCGCGCGGACGCCGAACCGGAACTGCTGATGAGGCGGATGACCTCGAACCGGAAGCTGACCACGCCATGA